From Streptomyces qinzhouensis, one genomic window encodes:
- the trpD gene encoding anthranilate phosphoribosyltransferase codes for MNVVTPVGGDSVAGYSWPAVLDSLLTNHDQSADATAWAMDRILSGEATDAQIAGFAVALRAKGETVAEISGLVRTMYAHAHLIDVPGDTVDIVGTGGDGAKTVNISTMASIVVAGTGAKVVKHGNRAASSASGASDVLEKLGVNLELTPRRVAEVAEEAGITFCFAVKFHPALRHVAAARKELGIRTTFNFLGPLTNPARVRAQATGVADARMAPIMAGVLAERGSSALVFRGDDGLDELTTTATSRVWIVRDGTVREEAFDPRDVGIDLVPVEALRGADASYNAEVATRVLAGERGPVRDAVLLNAAAALVALAPTDEPLTAQIASGIARATDSLDSGAAATTLTRWIRATTASG; via the coding sequence ATGAACGTTGTGACCCCGGTCGGCGGCGACAGCGTGGCGGGATACTCCTGGCCGGCCGTCCTGGACTCCCTCCTCACCAACCACGACCAGAGCGCGGACGCCACGGCCTGGGCGATGGACCGCATTCTGAGCGGGGAGGCGACGGACGCGCAGATCGCCGGTTTCGCGGTGGCGCTGCGGGCCAAGGGCGAGACGGTGGCGGAGATCTCCGGCCTGGTCCGGACGATGTACGCGCACGCGCATCTGATCGACGTACCCGGGGACACCGTGGACATCGTCGGCACCGGCGGCGACGGCGCCAAGACCGTCAACATCTCCACGATGGCTTCGATCGTGGTCGCCGGGACCGGCGCCAAGGTCGTCAAGCACGGCAACCGCGCCGCCTCCAGCGCCTCCGGCGCGTCCGACGTCCTGGAGAAGCTCGGCGTCAATCTGGAGCTCACGCCCCGGCGGGTCGCGGAGGTCGCCGAGGAGGCCGGGATCACGTTCTGCTTCGCGGTCAAGTTCCACCCCGCGCTGCGGCATGTGGCGGCCGCCCGCAAGGAGCTGGGGATCCGGACCACGTTCAACTTCCTCGGTCCGCTGACCAACCCCGCACGGGTCAGGGCGCAGGCGACGGGGGTCGCCGACGCCCGGATGGCCCCGATCATGGCCGGGGTACTGGCCGAGCGAGGCTCCTCGGCGCTGGTCTTCCGCGGCGACGACGGCCTGGACGAGCTGACCACCACGGCGACGTCCCGGGTCTGGATCGTCCGCGACGGCACGGTACGGGAGGAGGCCTTCGACCCGCGTGACGTGGGCATCGACCTCGTCCCCGTCGAGGCCCTGCGGGGCGCGGACGCCTCCTACAACGCGGAGGTCGCGACCCGGGTGCTCGCGGGCGAGCGGGGGCCGGTACGGGACGCGGTCCTGCTGAACGCGGCGGCCGCGCTGGTGGCGCTGGCGCCGACGGACGAGCCCCTGACGGCCCAGATCGCCTCGGGGATCGCCCGCGCGACGGACTCCCTCGACTCGGGCGCGGCCGCGACCACGCTGACGCGTTGGATCCGCGCGACGACAGCCTCCGGCTGA
- a CDS encoding response regulator transcription factor: MNRILIVEDEERIASFVEKGLRANGFTTSVVHDGDAAYDYAVTGGFDLVILDIGLPGRDGFTVLRQLREAQVSVPVIVLTARDSVRDTVAGLEGGADDWMTKPFRFEELLARVRLRLRTAARAPEVTVLRNGELSLDLRTRRARSGERMVDLTAREFVLLELFLRHPGQVLSREQILSHVWGYDFDPGSNIVDVYVRALRKKLGADRVETVRGMGYRLPE, translated from the coding sequence GTGAACCGGATACTCATCGTCGAGGACGAGGAACGCATCGCGTCGTTCGTGGAGAAGGGACTGCGCGCCAACGGCTTCACCACCAGCGTCGTCCACGACGGGGACGCCGCCTACGACTACGCCGTGACCGGCGGCTTCGATCTGGTGATCCTCGATATCGGACTGCCCGGCCGGGACGGCTTCACCGTCCTGCGCCAACTCCGGGAGGCCCAGGTGTCGGTACCGGTGATCGTGCTGACGGCGCGGGATTCCGTACGGGACACGGTCGCCGGTCTGGAGGGCGGCGCCGACGACTGGATGACCAAGCCGTTCCGCTTCGAGGAGCTGCTGGCCCGGGTCCGGCTGCGGCTGCGCACGGCCGCCCGGGCGCCGGAGGTCACCGTACTGCGCAACGGCGAACTCAGCCTCGACCTGCGCACCCGCCGGGCCCGCTCCGGGGAGCGGATGGTCGATCTGACCGCCCGTGAGTTCGTCCTGCTCGAACTCTTTCTGCGCCATCCGGGGCAGGTGCTGTCCCGGGAGCAGATCCTCTCCCATGTCTGGGGGTACGACTTCGACCCCGGCTCCAACATCGTCGACGTCTATGTCCGGGCGCTGCGCAAGAAACTGGGCGCCGACCGGGTGGAGACGGTCCGCGGCATGGGATACCGGCTGCCGGAGTGA
- a CDS encoding SLC13 family permease: protein MTLNLRQAATLCVALSICALLVVPGNFPGLSGDARITLGVFAIATCAWIGTPIDDTYIALGAGLALTATGVITSDTLFGTLGDDTVWLLICAFVMAAAVARTGLAGRAAAFLVTGARTVRQLVHLTCAALVVTAFAVPATSGRAALALPVFIALAKALADRKRLVVMLALLFPTVILLSAVATLIGAGAHLITVSVLWEATGESIGFAEWLLIGLPLAIVSSHLAAEVVLFTTTKRADRTGPVHITAEEIQQHTEAPVTGPWSPAEARCALLMATVVALWCSEPLHRVPPAVVALIGAVVAASPALGTVKLKDALKTVPWSMLLFMAATMAMGVALADSGAAKWLVGGVPLDVPAWAFLAVVVLVSTLAHLVLQSRSARSSVLVPLVVAAAVGAGVNPVAAALASTAAAGFCHTLPASAKPVTLYSDIPGIPTYAPRDLLRMSAVLAPLTAALVLLFAVAVWPLVGVPVTP, encoded by the coding sequence GTGACACTGAACCTGCGACAGGCCGCGACCCTCTGTGTGGCGCTCAGCATCTGCGCGCTGCTCGTCGTTCCCGGCAACTTCCCCGGACTGAGCGGCGACGCCCGGATCACCCTCGGCGTCTTCGCGATCGCCACCTGCGCCTGGATCGGCACCCCGATCGACGACACCTATATCGCGCTGGGCGCGGGGCTGGCGCTCACGGCGACCGGGGTGATCACCAGTGACACCCTCTTCGGGACCCTCGGCGACGACACCGTCTGGCTGCTGATCTGCGCCTTCGTCATGGCCGCCGCGGTGGCCAGGACCGGGCTCGCCGGCCGGGCCGCGGCCTTTCTGGTCACCGGCGCCCGGACGGTCCGTCAGCTGGTCCATCTGACCTGCGCGGCACTGGTGGTCACGGCCTTCGCGGTACCGGCGACCTCCGGCCGGGCGGCGCTCGCGCTGCCGGTGTTCATCGCACTCGCGAAGGCGCTGGCCGACCGGAAGCGGCTGGTGGTGATGCTGGCGCTGCTGTTCCCGACCGTGATCCTGCTCTCCGCGGTGGCGACCCTCATCGGCGCGGGCGCCCATCTGATCACGGTGTCCGTGCTGTGGGAGGCCACCGGCGAGAGCATCGGCTTCGCCGAATGGCTGCTGATCGGGCTGCCGCTGGCGATCGTCTCCTCCCATCTGGCCGCCGAGGTGGTGCTGTTCACGACCACCAAGCGGGCGGACCGCACCGGTCCGGTGCACATCACCGCCGAGGAGATCCAGCAGCACACCGAGGCTCCGGTCACCGGCCCCTGGTCGCCGGCGGAGGCGCGGTGCGCGCTGCTGATGGCCACCGTGGTGGCGCTGTGGTGCAGCGAGCCGCTGCACCGGGTACCGCCGGCCGTGGTGGCGCTGATCGGCGCGGTGGTCGCGGCGTCCCCGGCGCTCGGGACGGTCAAGCTGAAGGACGCGCTGAAGACCGTGCCCTGGTCGATGCTGCTGTTCATGGCCGCGACGATGGCGATGGGTGTGGCGCTCGCCGACTCCGGGGCCGCGAAGTGGCTGGTCGGCGGGGTACCGCTGGATGTGCCTGCCTGGGCCTTCCTGGCGGTCGTGGTGCTCGTGTCGACCCTGGCGCATCTGGTGCTGCAGTCCCGTTCGGCCCGCTCCTCGGTACTGGTACCGCTGGTCGTGGCGGCGGCCGTGGGTGCCGGGGTCAATCCGGTGGCGGCGGCACTGGCGTCCACGGCGGCGGCCGGGTTCTGCCACACCCTGCCCGCTTCCGCGAAGCCCGTCACCCTCTACTCCGATATACCGGGCATCCCTACGTACGCCCCTCGCGATCTGCTGCGGATGTCCGCGGTGCTGGCGCCCCTGACCGCCGCGCTGGTGCTGCTGTTCGCGGTGGCCGTCTGGCCGCTGGTGGGTGTCCCCGTCACCCCCTGA
- a CDS encoding sensor histidine kinase: MTTAEPLRRWVTARARTVSARARILLWLLIVMAVALAAVALATRSVLLRDADHRINGLLAQETNEFANFVRQGFDPGTGQQFTDPNPLLKVFLARQYPDPDEELIGLVDKPAEDEPFVKEQSRDHGMRHPLVKDRASLTKVFNSPDASGVLRRPGGEVRWAKVPIEPANGHPPAAFVVAVHPAGEREKANDVFHMLLAISGVALLMTTGIGWVVAGRILRPVRLVRTTAAQLTEQDLTQRIPVEGRDDIAALAETFNAMLDRLERAFAAQREFVDDAGHELRTPITIVRGHLELMGDDPAEREETVRIVMEELDRMSRIVEDLLLLAKAERPDFVSPEPVQTGELTADVFVKARALGERDWQLAGVVDAEVALDPQRITQAMVQLAQNAVQHTTMGQRVSIGSRDEGDRIELYVADSGPGVQPQDAEVIFERFRRGTARRGSRATGAGLGLAIVKAIAEGHGGRVELRPTDGGGATFVLVLQKEATP, encoded by the coding sequence GTGACGACGGCTGAACCGTTGCGCCGCTGGGTGACCGCACGGGCCCGGACGGTCTCCGCCCGGGCCCGCATCCTGCTCTGGCTGCTCATAGTCATGGCCGTGGCACTCGCCGCGGTCGCCCTGGCGACCCGCTCGGTACTGCTGCGCGACGCCGACCACCGGATCAACGGCCTCCTGGCTCAGGAGACCAATGAATTCGCCAACTTCGTCCGGCAGGGCTTCGACCCCGGCACCGGACAGCAGTTCACCGACCCCAACCCGCTGCTGAAGGTCTTTCTGGCGCGCCAGTACCCGGATCCGGACGAGGAACTCATCGGCCTGGTCGACAAACCCGCCGAGGACGAGCCCTTCGTCAAGGAACAGAGCCGTGACCACGGGATGCGCCATCCGCTGGTCAAGGACCGGGCATCCCTGACGAAGGTGTTCAACTCCCCCGACGCCTCGGGCGTCCTCCGGCGCCCCGGCGGCGAGGTCCGCTGGGCGAAGGTCCCCATCGAACCGGCGAACGGCCACCCCCCGGCGGCCTTCGTCGTCGCCGTCCACCCGGCCGGCGAACGCGAGAAGGCGAACGACGTCTTCCATATGCTGCTGGCGATATCCGGCGTGGCCCTGCTGATGACCACCGGTATCGGCTGGGTCGTCGCGGGCCGCATCCTGCGTCCGGTACGGCTGGTCCGCACCACCGCCGCCCAGCTCACCGAGCAGGACCTGACCCAGCGCATCCCGGTCGAGGGCCGCGACGACATCGCCGCCCTCGCCGAGACCTTCAACGCCATGCTCGACCGGCTGGAGCGGGCGTTCGCGGCGCAGCGGGAGTTCGTCGACGACGCGGGCCACGAGCTCCGTACCCCGATCACCATCGTCCGGGGCCATCTGGAGCTGATGGGCGACGACCCCGCCGAACGGGAGGAGACCGTCCGGATCGTGATGGAGGAGCTCGACCGGATGAGCCGGATCGTCGAGGACCTGCTGCTGCTCGCCAAGGCGGAGCGGCCGGACTTCGTCAGCCCGGAGCCGGTCCAGACGGGCGAGCTGACGGCCGATGTGTTCGTCAAGGCCCGGGCCCTGGGCGAACGGGACTGGCAGCTGGCCGGGGTGGTCGACGCCGAAGTCGCGCTCGACCCGCAGCGGATCACCCAGGCCATGGTCCAGCTCGCCCAGAACGCCGTCCAGCACACCACCATGGGGCAGCGGGTCAGCATCGGTTCGCGCGACGAGGGCGACCGGATCGAGCTGTACGTCGCCGACAGCGGGCCCGGCGTACAGCCGCAGGACGCCGAGGTCATCTTCGAACGCTTCCGGCGCGGCACCGCCCGGCGCGGCTCCCGGGCCACCGGAGCCGGACTGGGGCTCGCCATCGTGAAGGCCATCGCCGAGGGCCACGGCGGGCGCGTCGAGCTGCGTCCCACCGACGGCGGCGGCGCCACCTTCGTCCTCGTACTCCAGAAGGAAGCCACCCCGTGA
- a CDS encoding aminotransferase class V-fold PLP-dependent enzyme yields MSAAVCPQPVATATAPLPVLGGDVTVPLVTGGEVTYAALDYAASAPALQRVWDDVAAYAPYYGSVHRGAGYLSQLSTDLFENSRATVAEFLDCRDGDQIVFTRSTTDSLNLLAAALPADCQVFVFETEHHASLLPWRDARVTYLNAPRTPGEAVTTLERALADRDPYGPALVCVTGASNVTGELWPVKELAAAAHAHGARIVLDAAQLAPHHPVSVQELDVDWVAFSGHKLYAPFGSGVLAGRADWLRAAEPYLAGGGASRKVARRTDGGVEVEWHTTAARHEAGSPNVIGVYAIAAACRALTDAGFDELVTREQTLVARVRAGLAEVPEVKVLSLFGDDAPRVGVISFVVEGWNSSHFAAALSAEYGIGVRDGLFCAHPLVRTLLGSDPQDPGECGAPEAEPGERSLNAIRVSFGAGTPDEHVDRFLGAVRELVTDGARWTYRTEDGRCVPDPGSAPTG; encoded by the coding sequence ATGTCCGCAGCCGTGTGTCCGCAGCCCGTCGCCACCGCCACCGCCCCCCTCCCCGTGCTCGGCGGCGATGTCACCGTCCCGCTCGTCACCGGCGGTGAGGTGACCTACGCGGCGCTCGACTACGCCGCCAGCGCCCCCGCCCTCCAGCGGGTCTGGGACGACGTCGCCGCCTACGCGCCCTACTACGGCAGCGTCCACCGGGGCGCGGGCTATCTCTCCCAGCTCTCCACCGACCTCTTCGAGAACAGCCGCGCCACCGTCGCCGAGTTCCTCGACTGCCGGGACGGCGACCAGATCGTCTTCACCCGCTCCACCACCGACTCCCTCAATCTGCTCGCCGCCGCCCTCCCCGCCGACTGCCAGGTGTTCGTCTTCGAGACCGAGCACCATGCCTCCCTCCTGCCGTGGAGGGACGCCCGGGTCACGTATCTGAACGCGCCGCGGACCCCCGGCGAGGCCGTGACCACCCTGGAGCGGGCGCTCGCGGACCGGGATCCGTACGGCCCGGCGCTGGTCTGTGTGACGGGCGCGTCCAATGTCACCGGCGAGCTGTGGCCGGTGAAGGAGCTCGCGGCGGCCGCGCACGCCCATGGCGCCCGGATCGTCCTCGACGCCGCCCAGCTCGCCCCGCACCACCCGGTCTCCGTCCAGGAGCTGGACGTCGACTGGGTCGCGTTCTCCGGACACAAGCTGTACGCGCCCTTCGGCTCGGGCGTCCTCGCGGGCCGGGCCGACTGGCTGCGGGCGGCCGAACCGTATCTCGCGGGTGGCGGCGCCTCCCGGAAGGTCGCCCGCCGTACCGACGGCGGAGTCGAGGTGGAGTGGCATACGACGGCCGCCCGCCACGAGGCCGGTTCGCCGAACGTCATCGGCGTCTACGCGATCGCCGCCGCCTGCCGCGCCCTCACCGACGCCGGATTCGACGAGCTGGTGACCCGGGAGCAGACGCTCGTCGCCCGGGTCCGGGCCGGGCTCGCCGAGGTGCCGGAGGTGAAGGTCCTCTCCCTGTTCGGCGACGACGCGCCGCGGGTCGGCGTGATCTCGTTCGTCGTGGAGGGCTGGAACAGCTCCCACTTCGCCGCCGCGCTCTCCGCCGAGTACGGCATCGGCGTCCGGGACGGTCTGTTCTGCGCCCACCCCCTGGTCCGCACCCTGCTGGGCAGCGACCCGCAGGACCCGGGCGAGTGCGGCGCCCCCGAGGCCGAGCCGGGGGAGCGGTCCCTCAACGCCATCCGGGTCAGCTTCGGCGCCGGTACCCCCGACGAGCACGTGGACCGTTTCCTCGGCGCCGTCCGTGAACTGGTCACCGACGGCGCCCGCTGGACCTACCGCACCGAGGACGGCCGCTGCGTCCCGGACCCGGGCAGCGCGCCGACCGGCTGA
- a CDS encoding glycerate kinase, whose product MLTRFAVAPSGFKESLSAQAAAEAIAAGVRRVVPDAEIDLIPLVDGGEGTAEALAAASGGRLVRLAATGPTGRPVATHFAMLDKYTAVVEMAAVAGLSLVPRDLRDPAATTTYGVGELIRAALDEGAREILVGCGDSGTSDGGAGALQALGARLLAADGTELPYGGRELLRLDRIDTSGLDPRLGRTNIRVACNPFNVLCGERGVARVFGPQKGATPEQVEQLSAALEHWADVLTRDLDVRADLYGGPGTGASGGLGAGLAALGALLLPRFEVLLDHLDLDARLARADLVLTAEGALDHQTPRGKVPAEVARRAKRYGRPVLALAGTIGEGAHQVRSAGVDAYSSILPAPVSLTEALGRGGEFLTDATERALRMVLIGTRIPERQPVGALPGSGTQRPSSVR is encoded by the coding sequence ATGCTGACCCGTTTCGCCGTCGCGCCCAGCGGCTTCAAGGAGTCCTTGTCCGCCCAGGCCGCGGCCGAGGCCATCGCCGCCGGGGTCCGCCGGGTGGTCCCCGACGCGGAGATCGACCTCATCCCCCTGGTGGACGGCGGGGAGGGCACCGCGGAGGCGCTGGCCGCGGCGTCCGGCGGGCGGCTCGTCCGACTGGCCGCCACCGGGCCCACCGGCAGGCCGGTCGCCACGCACTTCGCCATGCTCGACAAGTACACGGCCGTGGTGGAGATGGCCGCGGTCGCCGGTCTGTCGCTGGTGCCGCGCGATCTGCGGGACCCGGCCGCCACCACGACCTACGGTGTCGGTGAGCTCATCCGTGCCGCGCTCGACGAGGGGGCCCGGGAGATCCTCGTGGGCTGCGGCGACTCCGGCACCTCGGACGGCGGCGCGGGCGCCCTCCAGGCCCTCGGCGCGCGGCTGCTCGCCGCGGACGGCACGGAACTCCCGTACGGCGGCCGGGAGCTGCTCAGGCTGGACCGGATCGACACCTCCGGCCTCGACCCCCGGCTCGGCCGTACCAATATCCGGGTGGCCTGCAATCCGTTCAACGTGCTGTGCGGGGAGCGCGGCGTGGCCCGGGTCTTCGGCCCCCAGAAGGGCGCGACGCCCGAGCAGGTCGAGCAGTTGTCGGCGGCGCTGGAGCACTGGGCGGACGTCCTCACCCGCGATCTGGACGTCCGGGCCGATCTGTACGGGGGCCCGGGCACCGGCGCCTCCGGCGGGCTCGGCGCCGGGCTGGCGGCGCTCGGCGCCCTGCTGCTGCCCCGCTTCGAGGTCCTCCTCGACCATCTCGACCTCGATGCCCGGCTGGCCCGGGCGGACCTCGTACTCACCGCGGAGGGGGCACTGGACCACCAGACCCCGCGCGGCAAGGTGCCCGCCGAGGTCGCCCGGCGGGCCAAGCGGTACGGCCGTCCGGTGCTGGCGCTGGCGGGCACGATCGGGGAGGGCGCGCACCAGGTGCGGTCGGCGGGGGTGGACGCGTACAGCTCCATACTCCCGGCACCGGTGAGCCTGACCGAGGCGCTCGGCCGCGGTGGGGAGTTCCTCACCGACGCGACCGAGCGGGCGCTGCGGATGGTGCTGATCGGGACGCGGATCCCGGAGCGTCAGCCGGTCGGCGCGCTGCCCGGGTCCGGGACGCAGCGGCCGTCCTCGGTGCGGTAG